In one Sulfitobacter sp. LCG007 genomic region, the following are encoded:
- a CDS encoding ABC transporter permease — protein sequence MTRREWLLAEQPASRRQARLGQYYRTWLLLRGNRLAMVGLGIVVLLILMAVFADLIAPYDPIVGGDLRTERLLPPSWAHLMGTDDLARDIFSRIVHGSRVTLLVVAMVAIIATPIGLLVGTTAGYFGGWTDTILMRITDIFLAFPRLILALAFVAALGPGIENAVIAIAITSWPPYARLARAETLTIRNTEYISAIQLQGAGPVRIIWGHVVPLCMSSVIIRVTLDMAGIILTAAGLGFLGLGAQPPQPEWGAMIASGRRFLIDFWWVATMPGIAIFVVSLGFNLLGDGLRDVLDPKGEK from the coding sequence ATGACACGGCGCGAGTGGCTTCTGGCGGAACAGCCCGCCTCCCGCCGGCAAGCCCGGCTGGGACAGTACTACCGGACGTGGCTGCTGCTTAGGGGCAACCGGCTGGCGATGGTCGGTCTGGGCATCGTCGTCCTGCTGATCCTGATGGCGGTTTTCGCCGATCTGATCGCACCCTACGATCCCATCGTGGGCGGAGATCTCAGGACCGAACGCCTGCTGCCGCCCTCATGGGCCCATCTGATGGGCACCGATGATCTGGCCCGCGACATCTTCAGCCGCATTGTCCACGGTTCCCGCGTCACGCTACTGGTCGTCGCCATGGTTGCCATCATCGCGACCCCGATCGGGCTGCTCGTTGGCACCACCGCCGGCTATTTCGGCGGCTGGACCGACACGATCCTGATGCGGATCACCGATATCTTCCTCGCCTTCCCCCGCCTGATCCTCGCACTTGCCTTCGTCGCCGCCCTCGGGCCGGGCATCGAGAATGCGGTGATCGCCATCGCCATCACCTCCTGGCCGCCCTATGCCCGTCTCGCCCGGGCCGAGACGCTGACCATCCGCAACACGGAATACATCTCGGCCATCCAGCTTCAGGGCGCGGGACCGGTGCGGATCATCTGGGGCCACGTGGTTCCGCTTTGCATGTCGTCGGTGATCATCCGCGTCACGCTGGACATGGCCGGCATCATCCTGACCGCGGCCGGCCTCGGCTTCCTCGGACTCGGCGCGCAGCCGCCGCAACCGGAATGGGGCGCGATGATCGCCAGCGGGCGCCGTTTCCTGATCGACTTCTGGTGGGTCGCCACGATGCCCGGCATCGCCATCTTCGTCGTTTCGCTGGGCTTCAACCTGCTTGGCGACGGACTGCGGGACGTGCTGGACCCGAAGGGCGAAAAATGA
- a CDS encoding amino acid ABC transporter ATP-binding protein produces the protein MPEARLRLEGVVKSYGSNRVLDGIDIDLADGEMLCLIGASGSGKSTLLRCMNALDPIDDGRILLDGVDISEPGFDLGPVRRRIGIVFQSFNLFPHMTALGNVTLAPRLTLGETGDDLAARVGTLFQRFGMADHMGKYPDQLSGGQQQRVAIIRALAMRPEIMLFDEITSALDPELVGEVLDVLRRLHADGMTMVLATHEMSFARELADRVIFMDAGRVAEAGTPDQIFSNPSSARTRAFLKSVLR, from the coding sequence CAGGCTCGAAGGGGTCGTCAAGAGCTACGGATCGAACCGCGTTCTCGACGGCATCGACATCGATCTTGCCGACGGCGAAATGCTCTGCCTCATCGGGGCGTCGGGTTCCGGCAAGTCGACGCTCCTGCGCTGCATGAACGCGCTTGATCCCATCGACGACGGGCGCATCCTGCTTGACGGCGTGGACATCTCAGAACCGGGTTTCGACCTCGGACCGGTGCGGCGGCGCATCGGGATCGTCTTCCAGTCCTTCAACCTCTTCCCGCACATGACCGCACTCGGGAACGTCACCCTCGCACCGCGCCTGACACTCGGTGAAACCGGCGACGATCTGGCGGCGCGGGTCGGGACGCTTTTCCAGCGGTTCGGGATGGCGGATCACATGGGCAAGTATCCCGACCAGCTTTCCGGGGGCCAGCAGCAGCGGGTGGCGATCATCCGTGCGCTCGCCATGCGCCCCGAAATCATGCTTTTCGACGAGATCACATCGGCGCTTGATCCCGAGCTCGTGGGCGAGGTGCTCGACGTGCTGCGCCGGCTGCATGCGGATGGCATGACGATGGTGCTGGCCACCCACGAGATGAGCTTTGCCCGCGAACTCGCCGACCGGGTCATCTTCATGGACGCCGGCCGGGTGGCCGAGGCCGGGACGCCCGACCAGATCTTCAGCAACCCCAGCTCCGCACGCACCCGGGCCTTCCTCAAGAGCGTGCTGCGCTGA
- a CDS encoding ABC transporter ATP-binding protein — protein sequence MSLVATENLEVVFGHGPDTVHAVRGVSFEVARGESFGIVGESGSGKSTVLRAICGLAPVTTGAVLIDGQPVATPRSPGFYRNVQMVFQDPYASLHPRHTVDRVLSEPLAIHGFSDVEDRIEQALRDVGLGNGFRFRFPHQLSGGQRQRVAIARALILEPQVLLLDEPTSALDASIQAEVLNLLDELRTRRGLTYLLVSHDLAVVGHMCERLIVMQHGRIVEELSRETLRRKTAKEEYTRNLLRASVGFRAPEGARQEP from the coding sequence ATGAGCCTTGTCGCCACGGAAAATCTGGAAGTCGTTTTCGGCCATGGACCCGATACGGTTCACGCCGTGCGAGGTGTGAGCTTCGAGGTCGCCCGCGGCGAGAGCTTCGGCATCGTGGGCGAAAGCGGATCGGGCAAGTCGACGGTCCTGCGGGCGATCTGCGGGCTCGCCCCGGTCACGACCGGAGCGGTTCTGATTGATGGACAACCCGTGGCCACGCCACGGAGCCCCGGATTCTATCGCAACGTGCAGATGGTTTTTCAGGACCCGTATGCCTCGCTGCATCCGCGCCATACGGTCGACCGGGTGCTGTCAGAGCCCCTGGCCATCCACGGCTTCTCCGATGTGGAGGACCGGATCGAGCAGGCATTGCGGGACGTCGGGCTGGGCAACGGGTTCCGCTTCCGCTTTCCGCACCAGCTCTCGGGTGGACAGCGCCAGCGCGTCGCCATCGCCCGCGCCCTCATTCTCGAGCCGCAGGTGCTTCTGCTGGACGAGCCGACCTCGGCGCTCGACGCCTCGATCCAGGCGGAAGTACTGAACCTGCTCGACGAATTGCGGACCCGGCGCGGGCTCACCTACCTTCTGGTGAGCCACGACCTTGCCGTGGTCGGGCATATGTGCGAGCGCCTCATCGTGATGCAGCACGGCCGGATCGTCGAGGAACTGTCCCGCGAGACGCTTCGGCGAAAGACAGCGAAAGAGGAATACACCAGGAACCTGCTGCGCGCGAGCGTCGGGTTCCGCGCGCCCGAAGGGGCCCGACAGGAGCCATGA
- a CDS encoding mechanosensitive ion channel family protein, which produces MSRHTLTRIPGAICLALLLALPVFGPVAGHAQSGDVPGADEAQEAGQGIALPPLITDPRISPQELELRLIPLTNPELEAAAAAWQDLAKAKSQEIVEAQVAGTSGDELAALTAERRRIFDNYTQVLNAWDKKAGDAEAIAQYRAYRTAVVTEGTRTADVKTLTAEATRWLTSPAGGIDLLKKLAIILASLLALLFLARLVRRGASRGISRVPNLSKLLQAFLVAAIYWVVLAIGLMVVLSMLGIDVSPVFALIGGASFIMAFAFQDTLGNLASGLMIMINRPFDEGHYVDVGGVAGTVRSVSIVATTVVTPDNQVIVIPNKNVWGNTITNVTASPTRRVDLVFGIGYDDSIPEALRVIEETVKSHPLVMEEPAPVIRVHELADSSVNFICRPWVKTSDYWTVYWDLTQQMKQNFDAAGISIPFPQQDVYMHHVNAPPPPQPAKAEA; this is translated from the coding sequence ATGTCGAGACACACCCTCACCCGGATCCCGGGCGCGATCTGCCTGGCGCTGCTGCTGGCCCTGCCGGTCTTCGGGCCGGTTGCGGGCCATGCGCAGTCGGGCGATGTCCCGGGCGCAGATGAGGCGCAAGAGGCCGGGCAGGGCATCGCGTTGCCGCCGCTGATCACGGATCCGCGCATTTCGCCCCAGGAGCTGGAACTGCGGCTGATTCCGCTGACCAATCCCGAACTCGAGGCAGCGGCGGCGGCCTGGCAGGACCTGGCCAAGGCGAAGTCGCAGGAGATCGTCGAGGCTCAGGTCGCCGGCACCAGCGGTGACGAGCTGGCCGCGCTGACTGCCGAGCGGCGCCGGATATTCGACAATTACACACAGGTCCTGAATGCCTGGGACAAGAAGGCCGGCGATGCCGAGGCCATCGCGCAGTACCGCGCCTACCGGACCGCGGTCGTCACCGAAGGGACCCGTACGGCGGACGTGAAGACCCTGACTGCCGAGGCGACGCGCTGGCTGACCTCGCCCGCGGGCGGGATCGATCTGCTCAAGAAGCTTGCCATCATCCTGGCCTCCCTGCTGGCGCTCCTTTTCTTGGCGCGCCTTGTCCGGCGCGGGGCCTCCCGCGGGATCAGCCGGGTGCCGAACCTGTCAAAGCTGCTTCAGGCCTTTCTCGTGGCAGCGATCTACTGGGTGGTGCTGGCGATCGGGTTGATGGTGGTGCTGTCGATGCTGGGCATCGACGTCTCGCCGGTCTTCGCGCTGATCGGGGGCGCCTCCTTCATCATGGCCTTCGCCTTCCAGGATACGCTCGGGAACCTCGCCAGCGGACTGATGATCATGATCAACCGCCCCTTCGACGAGGGGCATTACGTCGACGTCGGCGGCGTTGCGGGCACTGTCCGGTCGGTCAGCATCGTGGCGACGACGGTCGTCACCCCCGACAATCAGGTGATCGTGATCCCGAACAAGAACGTCTGGGGCAACACGATCACCAACGTGACGGCAAGCCCGACCCGCCGTGTGGATCTGGTCTTCGGCATCGGATACGACGATTCAATTCCGGAGGCGCTGCGGGTGATCGAGGAGACGGTGAAGTCGCATCCGCTGGTGATGGAAGAGCCCGCGCCGGTGATCCGGGTGCACGAACTGGCCGACAGCTCGGTCAATTTCATCTGCCGGCCCTGGGTCAAAACCTCGGATTACTGGACGGTCTACTGGGACCTCACGCAGCAGATGAAACAGAATTTCGACGCCGCCGGCATCTCGATTCCCTTCCCGCAGCAGGACGTGTACATGCACCACGTCAATGCACCCCCTCCGCCGCAGCCCGCGAAAGCCGAGGCCTGA
- a CDS encoding dipeptidase, translated as MTPHYPVFDGHNDFLLRLLREPERREEIWLKGEGKGHLDLPRMRAGGFAGGFFAIYVPSPGDFGDLDAIMDNPPFRIDLPEPVPLEHAQNVALSMAGHLLWMERASDGGLRICRTAAEVRECLDKGVISAIMHIEGAEAIGPDLDALYAFHGMGLRSIGPVWSRPTAFGHGVPFAFPSSPDTGDGLTGAGKDLVRLCNELRIMVDLSHITEKGFDDVARISDAPLVATHSNAHAVTPSSRNLTDRQLAMIRETGGMVGLNFATSFLRPDGRRGNDTAFEVMARHLDHLIEHAGEDHVGLGSDFDGATVPADLGDVAGLPRLMEALAAHGYDEALLKKLSHGNWLALLDRTL; from the coding sequence ATGACACCGCACTACCCGGTATTCGACGGACATAACGATTTTCTGCTGCGGCTGCTGCGCGAGCCCGAGCGACGCGAGGAAATATGGCTGAAGGGCGAGGGAAAGGGACATCTGGACCTGCCCCGGATGCGCGCCGGCGGCTTCGCCGGGGGCTTCTTCGCCATCTATGTCCCCTCTCCGGGCGATTTCGGCGATCTCGATGCGATCATGGACAACCCGCCTTTCAGGATCGATCTGCCCGAACCTGTACCGCTTGAGCACGCCCAGAACGTCGCGCTTTCGATGGCCGGGCACCTGCTCTGGATGGAGCGCGCCTCGGATGGCGGCCTGCGCATCTGCCGGACGGCCGCGGAAGTCCGCGAGTGCCTCGACAAGGGCGTGATCTCAGCGATCATGCATATCGAGGGCGCCGAGGCGATCGGCCCCGATCTTGACGCGCTCTACGCCTTTCACGGCATGGGTTTGCGATCGATCGGGCCGGTCTGGAGCCGGCCCACCGCCTTCGGGCATGGCGTGCCTTTCGCCTTTCCGTCGAGCCCGGACACCGGCGACGGGCTGACCGGGGCCGGCAAGGATCTGGTGCGGCTCTGCAACGAGCTGCGCATCATGGTCGACCTTTCGCATATCACCGAGAAGGGATTCGACGATGTCGCGCGAATCTCGGATGCGCCGCTGGTCGCGACCCACTCGAATGCCCATGCCGTCACGCCCTCTTCGCGCAACCTGACCGACAGGCAACTTGCGATGATCCGCGAGACCGGCGGAATGGTCGGCCTGAACTTCGCGACCAGCTTCCTGCGTCCGGACGGACGGCGCGGCAACGATACTGCCTTCGAGGTCATGGCGCGCCATCTCGATCATCTCATCGAACATGCCGGAGAGGATCACGTCGGGCTCGGCTCGGACTTCGACGGAGCCACCGTGCCTGCCGATCTCGGGGACGTTGCGGGGCTTCCCCGGCTGATGGAGGCGCTGGCGGCGCATGGCTACGACGAGGCGTTGCTGAAGAAGCTCAGCCATGGCAACTGGCTGGCATTGCTCGACCGGACACTCTGA
- a CDS encoding lysophospholipid acyltransferase family protein: MKERLDPLIAERAAWLFADTLWAPPARAALMRILGYGRTVALARYFRDKPTGEIMATLGGLLARDVEVQGLDNIPRHGPALVVANHPTGIADGIILHHALRQLRDDCFIYANSDILRVLPQMADLIVPVEWRKEKRRHAKTRETMDLTRKALEAGRLGVIFPSGRLAKRKGLRLYERPWMASAAMIARKFDLPVIPVNIRARNSSLFYLFDRIHPSLRDITLFHETLNKARQPYRLTVGEPISSGALPIRSEDGIELLRRATLALGGRDAPTVSLISMTRRPVWSRNLIA, from the coding sequence ATGAAAGAGCGTCTCGATCCGCTGATCGCCGAACGGGCTGCATGGCTCTTCGCCGATACCCTCTGGGCCCCGCCGGCGCGCGCAGCGCTGATGCGGATCCTCGGCTATGGCAGGACGGTGGCGCTGGCCCGATACTTCCGCGACAAACCCACCGGCGAAATCATGGCGACGCTCGGCGGTCTTCTGGCCCGCGACGTCGAGGTGCAGGGCCTCGACAACATCCCGCGCCATGGTCCGGCCCTCGTGGTGGCCAATCATCCCACCGGCATCGCCGACGGGATCATCCTCCATCACGCGTTGCGACAATTGCGCGACGACTGCTTCATCTATGCCAATTCCGACATCCTGCGGGTACTGCCACAGATGGCCGATCTGATCGTGCCGGTGGAATGGCGTAAGGAAAAACGCAGGCATGCCAAGACGCGCGAAACCATGGATCTGACCCGCAAGGCGCTCGAGGCCGGTCGCCTCGGGGTCATCTTTCCCTCGGGACGGCTTGCCAAGCGCAAGGGGCTCAGGCTTTACGAAAGGCCCTGGATGGCCTCGGCGGCGATGATCGCGCGGAAGTTCGACCTGCCGGTGATCCCCGTGAACATCCGGGCCCGGAATTCATCGCTTTTCTACCTGTTCGACCGGATCCATCCGAGCCTGCGTGACATCACGCTGTTCCACGAGACCCTGAACAAGGCGCGCCAGCCCTATCGGCTGACGGTCGGCGAGCCGATATCGAGCGGCGCCCTGCCGATCAGGTCCGAGGACGGGATCGAGCTGCTCCGGCGCGCGACGCTTGCACTCGGCGGTCGCGACGCGCCCACGGTCAGCCTGATCAGCATGACGCGACGCCCGGTCTGGAGCCGGAATCTGATCGCCTGA
- a CDS encoding ABC transporter ATP-binding protein: MSDILNVRDLRVAFPSRSGPVEVVRGVSFDLGRERLGIVGESGSGKSQTGRAILGLTPPSGRVTAQRLEFEGIDLRGATPKLWRKLRGRRMSMVMQDPKFSLNPVMTIGRQIVEACRRQDGVGKAEAKDRAMAMLEGVQIRDPGRVYNAYPHELSGGMGQRAMIAMMLITEPDLMIADEPTSALDVTVQLDVLRILDDLVSDRGMGLIFISHDLRLVSSFCDRVLVMYAGRMVEELKASELNQAQHPYTRGLLNCLPQIDGNRHPLPTLKRDPAWLA; encoded by the coding sequence ATGAGCGATATCCTGAACGTGCGCGACCTGCGCGTGGCCTTTCCGTCGCGCTCCGGCCCCGTCGAGGTGGTGCGCGGCGTGTCCTTCGACCTGGGCCGCGAACGGCTTGGCATCGTCGGCGAAAGCGGATCGGGAAAGTCGCAGACGGGCCGCGCGATCCTCGGGCTCACCCCGCCCTCTGGCCGTGTAACGGCGCAGCGGCTGGAATTCGAGGGCATCGACCTGCGCGGCGCGACCCCGAAGCTGTGGCGCAAGCTGCGCGGCCGCCGGATGAGCATGGTCATGCAGGATCCGAAATTCTCGCTCAATCCCGTCATGACCATCGGCCGCCAGATCGTCGAGGCCTGCCGCCGGCAGGACGGCGTCGGCAAGGCCGAGGCGAAGGACCGTGCGATGGCCATGCTCGAGGGCGTCCAGATCCGTGATCCAGGGCGGGTCTACAACGCCTATCCGCACGAGCTTTCCGGCGGCATGGGGCAGCGGGCCATGATCGCGATGATGCTGATCACCGAGCCTGACCTGATGATCGCGGACGAACCCACATCGGCGCTCGACGTGACGGTGCAACTCGACGTGCTGCGCATTCTCGACGACCTGGTGAGTGACCGCGGCATGGGGCTGATCTTCATCAGCCACGACCTTCGGCTGGTGTCGTCGTTCTGCGACCGCGTGCTGGTGATGTACGCGGGCCGCATGGTCGAGGAACTGAAGGCGAGCGAGCTCAACCAGGCGCAGCATCCATACACCAGGGGACTGCTGAATTGCCTGCCGCAGATCGATGGGAACCGTCACCCGCTGCCCACCCTCAAGCGCGATCCGGCGTGGCTGGCATGA
- a CDS encoding ABC transporter substrate-binding protein: MRHVPRLIAAAAVAAVMGLPFTQAQAETPADTLIQAWVIDDIISLDPAEVFEFTASEILGNSYQPLVGYDPANVSDIFGVIAEKWEVSEDGKTFTFTIRPDMKFASGNPITAEDAVFSLTRAVKLDKSPAFILTQFGFDAENVDDKIRQTGDMTFEFEMDQAYAPTLVLYCLTATVGFIVDKQLVMENETDGDFGYNWLKTNYAGSGGFTIREWRANEVVVLERNDNYSGDAPPMMRSIYRHIPEGATQRLLLEQGDIDIARNLGAEEIVALSDNPDVKILDGVKGSIYYMGLNQKNENLSKPEVREAMKYLVDYDAIADTIMKGKVQVHQAFLPKGFLGALEDTPFSLDVEKAKELLAEAGVPDGFSVTMDTRNSPEITAMAEAIQATMAQGGIEMELIPGDGQQTLTKYRARNHDIYIGRWGPDYQDPHTNADTFARNPDNADDAASKPLAWRNSWDIPEMTAKADAAVLEADADKRAEMYLDLQKEHQETSPFVIMFQEIEVFGMRKDVNGYVIGPSFNDNSFKKVSKDR; the protein is encoded by the coding sequence ATGCGACACGTGCCAAGATTGATTGCGGCAGCGGCCGTGGCGGCCGTCATGGGGCTGCCATTCACGCAGGCCCAGGCCGAAACGCCCGCCGATACCCTGATCCAAGCCTGGGTCATCGACGACATCATTTCGCTCGATCCGGCCGAGGTCTTCGAATTCACCGCCTCCGAGATCCTTGGCAACAGCTACCAGCCGCTGGTGGGCTACGATCCGGCGAACGTGAGCGATATCTTCGGCGTGATCGCCGAGAAATGGGAGGTCTCCGAGGACGGCAAGACCTTCACCTTCACGATCCGCCCGGACATGAAGTTCGCCTCGGGCAATCCGATCACCGCCGAGGACGCGGTCTTTTCGCTGACCCGCGCCGTCAAGCTCGACAAGTCGCCGGCCTTCATCCTGACCCAGTTCGGCTTTGACGCCGAGAACGTCGACGACAAGATCCGCCAGACCGGCGACATGACCTTCGAGTTCGAGATGGATCAGGCCTATGCGCCCACACTCGTGCTCTACTGCCTGACCGCGACCGTGGGCTTCATTGTCGACAAGCAGCTCGTCATGGAAAACGAGACGGACGGCGATTTCGGCTACAACTGGCTCAAGACCAACTATGCCGGCTCGGGCGGCTTCACGATCCGCGAATGGCGCGCCAACGAGGTCGTCGTGCTGGAACGCAACGACAACTACTCGGGCGACGCCCCGCCGATGATGCGCTCGATCTACCGCCACATCCCCGAAGGCGCGACCCAGCGGCTGCTGCTTGAGCAGGGCGACATCGATATCGCGCGCAACCTCGGCGCCGAAGAGATCGTGGCGCTGTCCGATAACCCCGACGTCAAGATCCTGGATGGCGTGAAGGGGTCGATCTATTACATGGGCCTGAACCAGAAGAACGAGAACCTGTCCAAGCCGGAAGTGCGCGAGGCGATGAAATACCTCGTCGACTACGACGCGATTGCGGACACAATCATGAAGGGAAAGGTGCAGGTGCACCAGGCCTTCCTGCCAAAGGGTTTCCTCGGCGCGCTGGAGGACACGCCGTTCTCGCTCGATGTCGAGAAGGCAAAGGAACTTCTTGCCGAAGCGGGTGTGCCGGACGGATTCTCCGTCACCATGGATACGCGCAATTCGCCCGAAATCACCGCGATGGCCGAAGCGATCCAGGCCACGATGGCCCAGGGCGGCATCGAGATGGAGCTGATCCCCGGCGACGGCCAGCAGACGCTGACCAAGTACCGCGCGCGCAACCACGACATCTACATCGGCCGGTGGGGCCCGGACTATCAGGACCCGCATACCAACGCCGATACCTTCGCGCGCAACCCCGACAACGCGGACGACGCGGCGTCCAAGCCGCTGGCCTGGCGCAACAGCTGGGACATCCCCGAGATGACCGCGAAGGCCGACGCCGCCGTGCTGGAAGCCGATGCCGACAAGCGGGCGGAGATGTATCTGGACCTTCAGAAGGAACATCAGGAGACGTCGCCCTTCGTCATCATGTTCCAGGAGATCGAGGTCTTCGGGATGCGCAAGGACGTCAACGGCTATGTCATCGGGCCGTCCTTCAACGACAACTCGTTCAAGAAAGTCTCGAAAGACAGATGA
- the oiaX gene encoding 3-oxo-isoapionate-4-phosphate decarboxylase OiaX encodes MSESAIRVIYRLETAGDIAAMAEKIASDQSTGTFTDLPGETDSLRARYAARVEAIAPLDDAERPTIPERGKGPWQRADVTISYPLEAIGTDIVALMTITFGGVFALRGLSGMRVMDIDLPPEWACHPGPQFGIAGSRRLMGVEKRPMIGSIIKPSLGLLPEETAEVVRTLCEAGVDFIKDDEKLMSPGYSPLAARVRAVMPVIEDHAQKTGKRVMYAFGISTADPDAMMRNHDLVHAQGGNAAVVNINAIGSGGMTFLRRRSSLCLHAHRNGWDVLTRHPGFGFEFRAYQKIWRLLGVDQFQVNGIRAKYWEPDESFVRAFRDVSASIFSPDDRALPVVGSGQWGGQAPETYRRTGRTLDLMYLAGGGIHGHPLGPAAGVRAIRQAWEAAAADIPLDVHAREHPELAAALAKWG; translated from the coding sequence ATGTCCGAAAGTGCGATCCGCGTCATTTATCGGCTCGAGACCGCCGGCGACATTGCCGCGATGGCCGAGAAGATCGCATCGGACCAGTCCACGGGAACGTTCACGGATCTGCCGGGAGAAACCGATTCGCTGCGCGCCCGATACGCGGCGCGCGTCGAAGCGATCGCTCCGCTTGACGACGCGGAGCGGCCCACGATTCCGGAGCGCGGGAAAGGACCGTGGCAGCGGGCCGATGTCACGATCTCCTATCCGCTGGAGGCCATCGGCACCGATATCGTGGCGCTGATGACGATCACCTTCGGCGGCGTCTTTGCGCTGCGCGGTCTGAGCGGCATGCGCGTCATGGATATCGACCTGCCGCCGGAATGGGCGTGCCACCCCGGCCCGCAGTTTGGCATCGCGGGCTCGCGCCGACTGATGGGTGTCGAGAAACGTCCGATGATCGGGTCGATCATCAAGCCCTCGCTGGGGCTGCTGCCGGAAGAAACCGCCGAGGTCGTGCGCACGCTCTGCGAAGCGGGTGTCGATTTCATAAAGGACGACGAGAAGCTGATGAGCCCCGGCTATTCCCCGCTCGCGGCGCGGGTACGGGCGGTCATGCCGGTGATCGAGGACCATGCGCAGAAGACCGGCAAGCGGGTGATGTATGCTTTCGGGATCTCCACCGCCGATCCGGACGCAATGATGCGCAACCACGATCTGGTCCATGCGCAGGGGGGCAACGCGGCGGTGGTGAACATCAACGCCATTGGATCCGGCGGCATGACCTTCCTGCGCAGGCGCTCGTCGCTTTGCCTGCATGCGCATCGCAATGGCTGGGACGTCCTGACGCGCCACCCGGGCTTCGGTTTCGAGTTTCGGGCCTATCAGAAGATCTGGCGCCTGCTGGGGGTGGATCAGTTCCAGGTAAATGGCATCAGGGCAAAATACTGGGAGCCTGACGAGAGCTTCGTGCGCGCCTTCCGGGACGTGTCGGCCTCGATCTTTTCGCCTGACGACCGTGCGCTGCCGGTTGTCGGATCCGGTCAGTGGGGCGGGCAGGCGCCAGAGACCTACCGTCGCACGGGGCGCACGCTCGACCTGATGTATCTCGCCGGTGGCGGCATCCACGGCCACCCTCTGGGGCCCGCCGCGGGCGTGCGGGCCATCCGGCAGGCCTGGGAAGCGGCAGCGGCGGACATCCCGCTCGATGTTCATGCACGGGAACATCCGGAGCTGGCGGCGGCGCTGGCGAAATGGGGCTGA
- a CDS encoding ABC transporter permease, with protein sequence MSDSSIATPGGRSGALPRFAIRGGKLVASVLVTFIGLLFVTFLIGRVVPVDPVLAVVGDRASQSTYDAAYIELGLDKPLYEQFWIYLKNALTGDFGTSMLTKKSITEDIARVFPATLELATAGIILGTVFGIPLGVLSAVRQGRLTDQIVRVVGLVGYSAPIFWLGLLGLLIFYAKLGIVAGPGRIDIAYEYSVTQKTGLLLIDTAMQGQWDAFRNVLAHLALPACLLGYFSMAYISRMTRSFMLAELAQEYIITARVKGVAEWRIIWIHALRNAAVPLVTVIALSYANLLEGSVLTETVFAWPGLGQYLTNSLQNADMNAVLGGTLVIGVIFVGLNLLSDFLYTVLDPRVRRRA encoded by the coding sequence ATGAGCGACAGCTCCATCGCAACACCGGGAGGGCGCAGCGGCGCCCTCCCCCGCTTTGCCATCCGTGGCGGAAAGCTGGTCGCATCGGTGCTCGTCACCTTCATAGGCCTGCTTTTCGTCACGTTCCTGATCGGTCGGGTCGTACCTGTCGATCCGGTTCTGGCCGTGGTGGGCGACCGCGCCTCCCAATCGACCTATGACGCTGCCTATATCGAGCTGGGGCTCGACAAGCCGCTTTACGAACAGTTCTGGATCTACCTGAAGAACGCGCTGACTGGCGATTTCGGCACCTCGATGCTGACCAAGAAATCCATTACCGAGGATATCGCCCGCGTCTTTCCCGCCACGTTGGAACTCGCCACCGCCGGTATCATTCTCGGCACCGTTTTCGGGATCCCCCTCGGCGTCCTGTCGGCGGTCAGGCAGGGAAGACTGACAGACCAGATCGTGCGTGTCGTCGGACTTGTCGGCTACTCCGCCCCGATCTTCTGGCTCGGCCTGCTGGGGCTTCTGATCTTCTACGCAAAGCTCGGCATCGTCGCCGGGCCCGGGCGCATCGACATCGCCTATGAATATTCCGTCACCCAGAAAACCGGCCTGCTGCTGATCGACACCGCCATGCAGGGGCAATGGGACGCCTTCCGCAACGTGCTGGCCCATCTGGCGCTGCCCGCCTGTCTGCTGGGCTATTTCTCGATGGCCTATATCAGCCGCATGACCCGCTCCTTCATGCTGGCCGAACTGGCGCAGGAATACATCATCACGGCCCGGGTAAAGGGCGTGGCCGAGTGGCGCATCATCTGGATCCACGCCCTGCGCAACGCCGCCGTGCCGCTGGTGACGGTGATCGCGCTCTCCTACGCAAACCTGCTCGAAGGCTCGGTGCTGACCGAAACCGTCTTTGCCTGGCCCGGACTGGGCCAGTACCTTACCAACTCGCTGCAGAACGCCGACATGAACGCCGTGCTTGGCGGGACGCTCGTCATCGGCGTGATCTTCGTCGGGCTGAACCTGCTTTCGGACTTTCTGTACACGGTTCTCGATCCCCGCGTGAGGCGACGGGCATGA